The segment GTAAGCCGCTATTATTATTTCGTTtgcgtgtatgtaggtatgtgtgagtgtgaatatatatatatatatatatatattttcctgtacTCATATAGTTCCCGGCCGCGCCCATCCACTTAAAGGAGCCACCTGTACTTGCATGTTGTTATGCAAAAGGGGCAAATAAGGTTCGAGTTTAATTACGCCTCATTTTTGCATTAGTCCTCATTACGGCGCTTGCCAGAACATGTGTTACGGAACCTTAATAACGTAAGGAACTGAATAACTCTGTCATTAGCAACGGCATTGCGATCTCGGCAACACAGCGTCAACAATGGGTCATCATCCTGACAAGATTGTGACGAGTGCGATTTGCAATGTGCAATTTATTCAACATATAGTAGTGACGAGAAGAAGTGGGTTTGCAAGGCTGTGTCTGACAAGGTAATGAGTCTCTAACATTCCGATGCAATTTGATCTAATTAAAAAGGGTAACTCTGATATCTGAGCGAATTGATGCGTAGGCGACTGAGGAAagtcagtgtgggtttttatgcaCGTAAATAATTCTTTTAGAAATGTATGCCGTTTCAGCTGAATTAGATTTTGAATAATGGGGTTAAGGCATATATCTCCAGTCATAAGGCATCTAGTTATAGCGAATTTACATATACACCATCGTTTGATTTAATTATAGCATTATGGATATGTAATATCATTTTTGTCTGGATTTCTTTGCGCAAAAAGAAGTATATAGCCAGCGATTAAGCTCcttttgtttatatgcatgtaattatTTCCATGCATTTCCATCATAAGTTTTCATCATCGTCAAACACGACAGTTAATGtgatttagcgttttttttttttttttcctttccatcatttattcttttatgtcTTACATTCCTAACGTATTGAGATAACAacgcttattaaaaaaaaaaaatgtctatctatacatacacagatagatagatggatactgtATTACTGATTAGGCCCGATACGGATATCATATTACGTTTTTATACATCATATTTGTAAATTTATCCTATAACACAGATCACGTATAGCACAATGCACCGtataataatacaacaaatagGGAAACATTGTTATAGTGTTAATCCATCATAGAACTTATTGTGTATCGCCACGTCATCGTATCATACAATATCAAGTAATATATATCAAACTAATTATTTAGACTAGGTTTAGTCATCATGGAAAACTgaaatattactatcaataaattccgagaaaaaaaaataatagtaaaaaatagtaCCATCAGACATCACTAACATACTACCAAATGTAAACTGAAATGTAATAATTATACCAGGCTACAATAAATTACTAACATAAAGGATTCGTTCCCAATCATTTATTAATGAAATACTAATAAATGTTAATCAAATGCTatcaggtatgaatatatatgtacatatatacaaacacgcacagaaacacacacacacacgcacacgcacgcacacacacacacacacacacacacacacacacacacaaacacacacacacacacacacacacacgtgtgtgtatatatatatatatatatatatgtttgcctatatatatatatacatacatacatacatacatacatacatacatacatacatacatacattcatacatacatacatacacacacacatacatacatatatatatatatatatatatatatgcacacacacacacacacacacacacatacatatatatatatatatatatgtacacacacacacacacacacacacacatatatatatatatatatatatatatatatatatatacacacgtatctaTGGATATGTATTTCACGGTAAAGCTTAAGTCTTAATTTTAAGCATGGAATTAACCAATCACCCTAGCTTTGACAAAGAGAACAGCtattaaaagataaacaaaaaagtcCATTTTATAAAACACCGGCGATTTCCCAACCTATCGCAGTGTCCAGgcaaaagtaaaatattttcacgAATCCCACTATATAACAGCATCAAAACCGGAGTCATTATCCTGTTTCAACATTGAACAAAGCCTTGCAATGTTAAACAAACCAGTGAATGACGCAGTATTTTAGTCATTGTCCAGTTTTCTGTCGACAAAGAAATAATTGTCTATTGTGAATCCCTGTtagccatatatttttttcttttttatcttttttcttgctAGTCTTGGACGATATTAAAAGAGGTTGTTACCTGTGATTTATAGATTTTTGTGTAGATGGTATGGAGTGCAAAGATTAATCGATGTATAAGATTTAGCgaataccaaaacacacacacacacacacacacacacacacacacacacacacacacacacacacacacacacacaacaacaacaacaataacaataacaacaacaaaaatatccagAAAGAATATTCCATAATAAAAAGGAGATTCACCAAAGCAAAACTGATTAACTAATATTTATATAACGACAGCGTCCTTGATATTAAAACTACATGTAACTTAAACACTAAAATAACATCTTAACTACATTCAAATCTCAATAcgacattaacatacatataactTAAAACACTGAAACTAATTGTTCATAGAAATCCGTATAACATTAGTTAATTACAGGTGCatcggggtaaaaaaaaaaaaaaaacattatttataaCAACTATGCCTTAGACTATTTACCCTGAGTAACAGCAGAGATGACAAAAAATCACTCTATGGTTGCACATAAAATAGTTTTAACGAAAAAAATATCTGTAAGTCGTTTTGTCCGAGTATATTACAAAAAcgagtatgggtgtgtgggttcttgtgtgtgtttgtgtgtgtgagtgtgtgtgtgtgtgtgtgtgtgtgtgtgtgtgtgtgtgtgtgagtgtgtgtgtgtgtgtgtgtgtgtgtgtacgtgagtgtatatagacaaataataaaaatagtacacATAATCAAACGTACACGGAAAAGCTACCTCGCGCGCTCAACCCGCCGTAGGGCGGAAAGCCTTGGCGTTCCTCGGCGCCGACGGAGGCCTCGCCGCCACGTCTCGTCGTCTCGCGGAGGCCTTCTGCGTGGACGAGGCCCGCGGCGGCTGCGGGGTCGTCCTTGGGGTTGTAGGCTTCGAGGGGTGGGGTTGGGAAGCCTTCCGGGTAGGCGGGGGCGGCCTCGTGGGCTTGGCTTTGCCTCCCTTCGGCGGCTGGTTTGTGCCTGGGAGggcctggggagggagggagctggtcCTGGCTCCGGGCTTCGTCGGGGCGGTGGGTAGTGGAGgtcgagggggagggcgggaggcgtTCTTGGCCAAGGGCTTCGCCGGGGTTGGCTTAGCAAGCTGAGACTTCGCTGGCTTCGGCGTGGTGGCTTTGGAGGGCGTCGCAACAGTGGGTTTCCGTGGCTGAGGCTTCGTTGTGCCGGAGTTTCTCGAAACCGGCGGCTTCCTCATCGGCTGAGGTCCCTTGGTCGGAGGCTTGGACGAAGTGGCATTCCTCGGCCGGAGGGACTCGGTTTCTTGCCGGGGGTTGGCCGAAGGGCTGGGGGCTTCGTCGAGGAAGAGTTGCTCAGGACGTGAGGCTTCGGCGCGGGAGTAGGCTTCCCAGGCGGTGGCTTCTTCGTTGGGGTGGGTCGTGTCGGCTGAGGCTTCGTCCCGGATGGTCGGGTAGGCTGAAGGCTTTTTTGGACCACTGGCTTCGTCGGCTGTGGCTTCGTCGTGTttctgggggaggagaggatcgTGGGCGGGTATTGGGCGATGCCGGAGACCCTGGCATTGCCGCCCATGAGACTCATCCTCTTCTGGTGGGCGGTGTCCTGGGGCGTGGTGGCGCACCGTTCCTGGCTGACCGCCTCGAAGTTCTGGATGTTCAGGTTGTAGGTCTTGCACAGGTCCTGCTTGAGCTGCGAGGCGGAGGGGGTTAGCGTGCGTTCTCGGCATCCCTTTCTCTTCGtgctctcactcatcctctctctctctatctttctctctctctctctctctctctctctctctctctctctctctctctctctctctctctctctccctctccctctccctctccctctccctctccctctctctcgctctcgctctctctctctctctctctctctgtctctctctctctctctctctctctgtctctctctctctctctctctgtctctctctctctctccccctctctgtctctctctctctctctctgtctgtctctctctctctctctctctctctctctatctgtctttccatctttccctcccccccccccccctctctctctccatctatctatctatctttctttctttctttctccctctccctctccctctctccctctccctctcccccccccctcccccccctccctccctcctccttctctttctccctctccctctccttctcattctccatttccctctccttctccttctcattctccatttccctgtccctgtccctatccTCGTCCctgtacctctccttctccctatccttcaccctctctctattcctccctccctctccctctccctcccccctccctcctccctctccttctccctacccacctctctctctctctcgatctatctatctctggagGAGGAGATATCACAGAGAATGAATCGTGTAATATCCTTCCCTcggaaatcattttttttctctctcctgttttataTATTCCTTCCAATTCAGCGACTAATCTTacaatacaaatgcaaatacGTGAATAAATGTGAAAATATGTGAATGAATGTGAATAACAGCGAATACTTGATAACACaagaatatgataacaataataataatgtagcgATATTTGATTTGCattgcgaaagagagaaagaaagaaaaagaagaaaaggaagaagcaacgAAGAATAATgagacagaaaggaggagagaaagaaaaacgagaagacagaacgagaaaaatagttgaagaaaaataatgagagacaggaagaaaataagatgatagagtaaacgaaaaataaaagaaataacggataaaaagaaagaaatgaaacagggggaggagagaaagaaagcagaaacgGAGGtgacaaagaaaggagaaaagacggagagaaaggaaaaaaaaataaaagtaaaagaatgaaaaaagcgagatcaagaatgagagagagagaaagaaagagagagagagagtcatagagagagagaatcagacatatagatagagagaaggagggatgtaaaaaaataaaagaaaaagaaaaagagaaaaagagagcgagagagagagagagagagagagagcgagagagagagagagagagagagagagagagagagagagagagagagagagagagagagagagagagagagagagagaagagagagagagagagagagagagagagagagagagagagagagagagagagagagagagagagagagagagagagagagagagagagaggaagccatCAACCCCGTAGACAGCTCAATCAAACGCGTCTCCGCCATTGATATCTAATCATCACAAATGTCAGTCGCGCTGAGACGCCTTGCCCTATTTTCCACTCATCAAAACCACAATCAAACTTACTTTCCTGATAATTTCATAATCCAGCTTCCGACTCCGACTGAGAATCGCGGCTGACGTTCTCTTCATGAAGTAGAAGACGCGCTGACACTCTAACACCACCGCGTACTGCTCGTAGTCTGTGTTTATGATGGTGCCGTCAGCTGTTCCGAAGACGTCTGCAAGATTTTTGGATCCGCTCTAGACGGGTTGGACTTGGAAGCGACCCGGGTTGGtagtgtgacgtgtgtgtgtgtgtgtgtgtgtgtgtgtgtgtgtgtgtgtgtgtgtgtgtgtgtgtgtgtgtgtgtgtgtgtgtgtgtgtttgtgtgtgtgtgtgtaaaaatatatgcacacacacacacacacacacacacacacacacacacacacacatatatatatttatatatatggatatatatacaaatatcacgtCTCGTCTAAAGATACTGGGATCCACTGCTCTGGATATTGTGTAATTTATCAAATAAGTACCAGCACTGATTTTTTTTAGGATCAGCTGTTGAAatttgtttaaaaataataatgatacgggtgactgttaatctctctctctctctctctctctctctctctctctctctctctctctctctctctctctctctctctctctctctctgtatatatatatgtacatacatatatatgtgtctgtgtatgtatgtatatatatatgtacaatcttatatatgtgtctgtgtatgtatatatatatatatgtgtgtgtgtatatatatatatctaaatcggTTAATTGTCTTTTATACAcccatctatctcttttcccccttaccacaagttttgaaaaaaaaaataataataaaaaataaaacgggaAATTTGAGTAAAAGAATCTTTAAAAAATCGCTTACTATTGGACCACTTGACTTCAAATTTGGCGGGCTCCTTGGGCGCTCTCGAGGCATAGATCCCCGTGTTCGAGAAGACGTGTTCGATTCCGACGAACTGGGCGACGGCGTACTCTTTACCCTCCGTAACCTTGAAGTCGTCCTTGCTTATGCGGGCGAAGTCGAGGGTCAGGCAGCGGCTGAACGTGCTGTACATCTCGATGACGTACCAGAAACCTGCGaactgattttttaaatttagtttcttggttgttgttgttgttttttatatacttttggactgatatatatgtttaaaaaaaaattaagattcttcttttATCGTTAAATGTTTcggattgatttgtttatattttgtgagcctttgagtgtttgagttttttttaCTCTAACAATTATATCAGCGCTCAACATATTACCTTTTCCTAAATTCTGTAATATTACCACATTACGTAGttttaagaagggggggggggggttaattgaGAAACTCTTGATTGAGTTTATGTTAATTAAAACCAACAATGTCTTATCCCTTTCTAGAACGTTGTTGTTCTAACTCAATTAGTTGTAATCCTATGCAAATTTGAATAACTTCCTTTACAGATAACAAAAACTGGTCTGATTCATAGTGATGGATTAAGTCTAACTCAAATTTTGTGGTCCAATATCAACGATAGAGAATTAAAGTAACCACGTATAAAggtattttgttttttcatcagATAAAAAAGCtcattaattttgtttcttctaaAACGAGATACCTCGATTATTCAAACTTTCTAACGCCAAGACCTCGTTAAATTTGTCTGGCGTAATGTTTTCTAAAGTTCTTCGATAGGACTGAAACCACTCCTTAATATATCATCtttaaagttagaaaaaaaacaaaaaacagttagATTCCGCACTAAAGCGATCGGAAACTGTAAAGGCAATTAAGGTTTTCACAAGGCtatgctcttttttttcattttcttttttgtctcttagaACCGGTAATATCCTTCAGTGATACGAATCAGTTCACGTAAAACAAAAATTTTCAAAATAGCTGATATCAAACGACCATGTATTGGCAGTTTCGAACAATAATTCTTCATATTTTGTCTTGCAAGATTTGgttgaaaaaaaagatgaagaaatgtagagaggaataaataaatggattaacAGGacgatggatgaataaataacccAATAAAACGATGAAGGAAAAAACTCTACTCTACTTTACAATGATTCTGAATgtgtagatttataaatataacaaCGGGCGAATAAACAAGCAGTTCGTCAACAAATCTGTCTATACTGTTCAGTAAaggcagtaataaaaaaaatcagtcaacATTCCGTATAGCCATAATGACAAACCGTCAGTAaaaccatcaataataataaaaaaaaaaaaaaattgtcattagGTTCGGATAGCCATAATGACATTAAACCCTCGGTAAATCCggcaatagaaaaaaacaaaagaagatcacTTAATGGATTCGAATAGCAATAACGACTTTACctctcagcaaaaaaaaaaaaaaaaaaaaaaaaaaaaaaaaaaaaatatatatatatatgataggttcgaacaataattaaaattaaaaataataaaaacaataattataaataaagggTGATCAACTAATCAGTTTCGAATAGCCAtaatgactgtaaaaaaaaaatcagcaagtaAGTTCGGATAGCTataatcatgaaaacaataagaaaaaagaaagaaataacttaACAGGTTCGAATAGCCCATACCTTGCCTGGCTCGAAGTTCTTCATGCCCTTGAGCCGAGGACACGCCCCGAAGCCGATGCTGTGGGCGGAGCTTGAGACGACCATCGCCGCCAGCACGACCACGAAGACCTGGGATTTCATTTCCGTTGGTTGTCGGGAAGGGATGTGGTTGCTGAAGAAGAATTGTATGGatgtttatcatttttacttttttggaATACATTTTGGGGGAAATTTCAGTGCGTTAAGGTGTTTTAAGATAATTAATAATCTATTTTGATAATAAGTAAGGATATTTATGATAGATGATGGAAAGAATTGGATTATAAGGCAATTCTGTAAGCTAGTTCATATTTTATAAGATaatactctaaaaaaaaaagtttgggatttttgttttcagtttctATGGGTTTAATTCGATTGATAgttatataattttcctttttaaaaataatttccctccttttgtctcttactttcatcaccctcttccttgctcttgcTGTttatctccgtctatctatctttccttttttttatctgcttattcatcttcatctcccccccccccctctccctccctctctctctctttctctctctctctctcacacacacacacacacacacacacacacacacacacacacacacacacacacacacacacacacacacacacacacacacacacacacaaacacacacacaaacacacactctctctctctctttctcccaagcATTTCAGTTAAAAATCTAgcagtacatatagatatatataacgttGACAACATCTGCAGAAAAGTACTGAGCATTTTGATACACTTACATTACttaaaaaacgaaacaagaattgctgttaaacTCATCATTGCGCTCAGTATTATTAAAAACTCATTTATCATGGGGGTTCAACTAACAAATTTcaaatataaaatgcaaaaatacaaaaattacatttttttgcTTTGAGTAGCAATAGACACTATAAACAAATTTAACCACATAACTCCTTTATGAACGcactaaaattattaaaaacCAACATGACACGTGCAAACTCAGTCATAATATTTACGTACGGAACTAGGGTCAAGACAAATGCAAAATCTGGACCCAAAATCTGGAATCGTCTTTGTCAAATTATTAAAAACATATTCTAAACCCGAATACTTTCAATACAAAACTAAACGAGCATTTCCCAAATTATCAGTGAAATCAAGCACTTGAACGAAAATCCAAACAGTGTAACTCAACTTctaattaatattttgttatattttttttccatatcactatactcactcaatctctctctctctctctctctctctctctctctctctctctctctctctctctctctctctctctctctatctatctatctctctatctatctatctatgtatttatctctctctctctctctctctctctatctctctctctctctctctccctctccctccctccctccctccttctgtgtgtgtgtgtgtgtgtgtgcatcttttggTAAAATCGAAATTTGTTTTGTCATGTAGTTTCCATCGCTTGGCCACTTGTATAACGAGAAAAAAAGTTTTTCGCCACATAATTTTTTGTTGGTGTATTTGGTCCCCTGTCACTCCGAGAAATAACATCGAAGTACTTTTATTATAAAATCCTAGCTCTATAGCTCTACCGTATTTTATGCCTTTCCGTCTCTTGTtttgcttaaaaaaagaaaatgtatattaagATCAGAATTGTGTCAGAAAGATGATTTATTGAAAGCtatgaattttatttttctttagtttccctTGATCCCTGGCAATCAACCATTTTCTGTTAAAACCCTTTTTCACACTGAAAGATCGTGCAAGATGGCTTTTCTTAATCCATTATTTTCCACCCCTCTCTTTaccttctttcccatctctccttcccttcgctctTACCTCTCTCACATCCTCGACTTCACTTTCCCACttaactctttatctctatttcccgtcttttatttccctcctcttttcctttcttacttccctcctcttttcccttcttacttccctcctcttttcccttcttacttccctcctcttttcccttcttccttccctccttcccccctacatctcctcttttcccttcttcctccctacatctcctcttttcccttcttcctccctacatctcctcttttcccttcttcctccctacatctcctcttttcccttcttcccccctacatctcctcttttcccttcttcctccctacatctcctcttttcccctcttccccctctcatcttctccccttctctcccactagCCTTTCCACTAAGCCTCACCTGTGTCTCCTCTCGCGCTTCCTTATCCCTCGTTTTGTcaatcctcctccttcgtttttttaTGGTCCAGCGCCGGGTGTAAGTTCCTCTCAGGTAGAATAgatatggaaggaaagggagaaggtcgAATCCTCTCACGCAGAAGGATTCTCCCGTCGGGCACGTGTGGAAGTGAAGGCGGCGTGCTTCCGGTGTTGCACGCAGGGTCTGCAACAAGGGTTAGTTGCATGGAGGACGAGCGTCTCCTTCAGCGGATCCTCGACCGGCGAGTGACGGCGGGAGAGAGCAATCAGGACTCCATATATGCCCCACGAGGTCTTGGCACCCACATCCGCTGGAAGGGCTACGGGGCACTGGGGACGGTACGGGGGTACTGGGCACAGGGCAAGGGGTATAGGGGGACTGGGCACGGGGTATGGGGGTACTTGGCACAGGACAAGGGGTATAGGGGGACTGGGCACGGGGTATGGGGGTACTGGGCACAGGACAAGGGGTATGGGGGTGCTGGGCACACGGCACGGGCAAGGGGTGTGGGGTATGGGGCACAGGGTAAGAGGTAAGGGATATAGGGTCAGGGTGACAGGGGAcacaaggagaagggagaagggacacagggagaggaagggaggagggaggagggacaaagAGGGGGCGTAgcggggaggggacgaggaggagtagAGATGAGTAGTGGCATAGGGCGGGAcacggggatagggagaggggaggagggtagtagGGAGACAATGAGAGTAGGCTGTCCTACGATTCCAAAGATGAAAAggggagcaaggaagagagaaggaggggtcaagagaagagaagagcaagtagggagggataaggagagtaTAGAACGAGAATAGGAAGacgtagaggagagggaagggagagtaacacgaGGGCCATAAAtcacggaaggggggagggcgggggggcgagggaagagacGTGTGTCaggctgcgtgcgtgtgtggcgcGCTAAGTAGACGGAATTGCTCTTAAGTGCTGAGTAAGTAGCGTGGAATCGCTTCCTTAGCAAGTCCGGTGCAGATTGTAGGTCATTTCTAATCCTTCTCGCTAGAGGAACAAGGGAAATTTCGTTCCCCGTAATATTTTGACATTTTACTTTCCTCCCTGTCAGCCATTCGTGAGTCAGCTTTGGCCCATCTGTCAGTCCCTTCAGCGTCAGCAGAAATTCGCTAATGAttttgagagaagggggggatgtgtAAAgttcctaaccccctccctcccgctctctcccctaccccttctctgtTGCAGCTTTTAACGCCTGTCATACGGAAGGAGATCGATCGAAAATACGGCCTTGATAACAGTTACAATAGGATGCGTACGAataattctttttttatcatctatattcgatttttttttttttttttttttgatacagtcttgtcctatacatacatatttatatacatacatatatatatatatatatatatatatatatatatatatatatatatatatatatataaatatatatatatgtatttatgtatgtgtgtacgtatatatatatatatatatatatatatatatatatatatatatatgtgtgtgtgtgtgtgtgtgtgtgtgtgtgtgtgtgtgtgtgtgtgtgtgtgtgtgtgtgtgtgtatgtgtatgtgtgtgtgtgtgtgtgtgtgtatgtatgtgtgcacacacacacattat is part of the Penaeus chinensis breed Huanghai No. 1 chromosome 35, ASM1920278v2, whole genome shotgun sequence genome and harbors:
- the LOC125044421 gene encoding apolipoprotein D-like, translated to MKSQVFVVVLAAMVVSSSAHSIGFGACPRLKGMKNFEPGKFAGFWYVIEMYSTFSRCLTLDFARISKDDFKVTEGKEYAVAQFVGIEHVFSNTGIYASRAPKEPAKFEVKWSNNVFGTADGTIINTDYEQYAVVLECQRVFYFMKRTSAAILSRSRKLDYEIIRKLKQDLCKTYNLNIQNFEAVSQERCATTPQDTAHQKRMSLMGGNARVSGIAQYPPTILSSPRNTTKPQPTKPVVQKSLQPTRPSGTKPQPTRPTPTKKPPPGKPTPAPKPHVLSNSSSTKPPALRPTPGKKPSPSGRGMPLRPSLRPRDLSR